GCGGGCCGAGCCGGTCGACGTCGTCAGGGCCTATCTCCAGCTCCTCGAGCAGGCGCTTCACCGTGGGCGTCAGCCGTACGGGCCATTCGTAGCGGCCGATGCGGGCGACGGCGTCAGCGAGCTCGGTGACGGCGTTGTCGGCGTTGAGCATCGAGCCGTGGCCGGCCCGGCCCTTGGCCTTCAGCCGCATCCACGCCATGCCCTTCTCCGCTGCCTCGATGAGGTAGAGCCTTCTGTCGCCGAGAGTGACGCTGAAACCGCCGACCTCGCCGATCGCCTCGGTGACGCCCTCGAACAGCTCCCGATGGTTGTTCACCAGCCAGTTGGCCCCGTAGGCGCCGCCCGCCTCCTCGTCGGCGGTGAACATCAGCACCACGTCCCGCGGCGGCCGCCTGCCCGCGCCCGCCCACTGCCTGGCGACGGCCAGGATCATCGCGTCCATGTCCTTCATGTCCACGGCGCCCCTGCCCCAGACGCAGCCGTCGGCGATCTCACCTGACAGCGGATGGTGCGTCCAGTCGCCCGCGTCGAACGGCACGACGTCCAGATGGCCGTGCAGGAGCAGCGCTCCCCTGCTCGGGTCCTCGCCCGCGAGGCGGGCGACCACGTTGGCCCTGCGGTCGTCGCTCTCGAGAATGCGCGCCTCCAGGCCCACCTCGGCGAGCTTCTCGGCCACGTATTCGGCGGCCTGCCGCTCGCCCGGGCCCGCGTTGTCGCCCGCGTTCGTCGAGTCGATGCGGATCAGGTCTCGGCAGAGGTCGACGACCTCGTCCTCACCGGTGCGCGGGGTCATGCGGACTCCTTCGATCGGGTCTTGAGGAATCACGGTATGACGCACCCCGCAGAGTTTGCTAACCTTACTGAGCCGACGCGGGATGACGGTCCCGCGTGCAGGCACCAAGTCCGGGTGGCGGAATAGGCAGACGCGCTAGCTTGAGGTGCTAGTGCCCTTTGCGGGGCATGGGGGTTCAAGTCCCCCCTCGGACACAGACCCGTACCTCATATGGTCCTGGTTGCTGGAGACAGCGACCAGGACTTTGTGTTGTGAGGAGTGGTAGACCAGCTCCAGGCCGAGGTTGCCTGT
This window of the Nonomuraea africana genome carries:
- a CDS encoding M20/M25/M40 family metallo-hydrolase; this translates as MTPRTGEDEVVDLCRDLIRIDSTNAGDNAGPGERQAAEYVAEKLAEVGLEARILESDDRRANVVARLAGEDPSRGALLLHGHLDVVPFDAGDWTHHPLSGEIADGCVWGRGAVDMKDMDAMILAVARQWAGAGRRPPRDVVLMFTADEEAGGAYGANWLVNNHRELFEGVTEAIGEVGGFSVTLGDRRLYLIEAAEKGMAWMRLKAKGRAGHGSMLNADNAVTELADAVARIGRYEWPVRLTPTVKRLLEELEIGPDDVDRLGPLSRMIGAVLRNTANPTMFQAGYKANVIPQSAEAVVDGRFLPGHEEEFFATLDELLGPNVTREFVQHQVALEFAFEGPLVRAMAQALTAEDADGVAVPYTLSGGTDLKAFSRLGITGYGFAPLKLPADLDFSGMFHGVDERVPVDSLRFGTRVLDRFLELC